The Gammaproteobacteria bacterium DNA window TGTTTTAGAATAATTTATAAATACTTTCTGCGAAGTCGCAGTGAAACTCAAAATCCCAGCATCATCGTTTCCACGAGGAAAATCTTTACCGTTAATCCATCCACGCCATTCTTTACCATTCACCAATATTCCTGGTGTATAAACAGATCGTACGTGACCTTGCTGTTGATGCCGATACTGTCTAGTACTATATGCATGATTAGCATACGGATCAGGCCAACCAAGCCTATCCCAATAGTCAACATGAAAAGCAATAGGCACTATCTCTTCCCAAAGTTTATTATTGTTCTCAAATGAATTTATCCAACGTTCAGCTGGTGGGCAGCTACTACACCCTTGTGAAGTAAACAACTCTATAAAAACAGTCTGCTTATTACCACTAGAAAACTGAACATTCTCTTGTGCTGCCACAGTCGATAGAAAAATAATTTGGCTAATTAATAAAGCAGCTTCTATGTATTTCATAAAATTCAACCTTAAATAGATCACGAAAAATTATTAACAACATTTTCCATATTCGTATGAATTGAAGTTTTCCTTTTCACTATTGCCTTGAGACCGGCAAAAGATAAGGTATATGACAGTCTTACGCCAGAAAACTTATGAATTTATATTTTTTTCATGCATATACATAATAGATAGAAATATTTGATCTAAATCACAAATATATATATCAATCTACAATTAT harbors:
- a CDS encoding DUF1223 domain-containing protein gives rise to the protein MKYIEAALLISQIIFLSTVAAQENVQFSSGNKQTVFIELFTSQGCSSCPPAERWINSFENNNKLWEEIVPIAFHVDYWDRLGWPDPYANHAYSTRQYRHQQQGHVRSVYTPGILVNGKEWRGWINGKDFPRGNDDAGILSFTATSQKVFINYSKTTNDHVLNVALLGVGIKTDIQRGENRGKVLEQEFVALSHDMYSANKDLWEIDLPKEASENVERYALAIWVSSMDDISPIQATGYWIPSKWIND